One Polypterus senegalus isolate Bchr_013 chromosome 10, ASM1683550v1, whole genome shotgun sequence DNA segment encodes these proteins:
- the rpsa gene encoding 40S ribosomal protein SA isoform X1, with translation MSGGLDVLQLKEEDVLKFLAAGTHLGGTNLDFQMEQYVYKRKSDGIYIINLKKTWEKLLLAARAIVAIENPADVCVISSRNTGQRAVLKFASATGATTFAGRFTPGTFTNQIQAAFREPRLLIVTDPRADHQPLTEASYVNIPTIALCNTDSPLRYVDIAIPCNNKGPHSVGLMWWMLAREVLRMRGTISREHPWDVMPDLYFYRDPEEIEKEEQAAAEKAVGKEEFQGEWTAPVADFVQPEVADWSEGVQVPSVPIQQFPAEDWSAEPTTQDWSAAPTAQATEWGGSNTDWS, from the exons ATGTCCGGAGGTCTTGATGTCTTGCAGCTCAAAGAGGAGGATGTCCTCAAATTTTTGGCTGCAGGGACCCACCTTGGTGGAACAAACCTGGATTTCCAAATGGAACAGTATGTCTACAAAAGGAAGAGTGATG GCATCTACATCATTAATCTGAAGAAGACCTGGGAGAAGCTACTTTTGGCCGCTCGTGCAATTGTGGCAATTGAAAACCCAGCTGATGTCTGTGTCATATCTTCTAGAAACACTGGGCAG CGTGCCGTTTTGAAATTTGCTTCTGCTACAGGGGCCACAACCTTTGCCGGACGTTTCACTCCTGGCACATTCACAAATCAGATTCAGGCTGCCTTCAGAGAGCCCCGTCTCCTCATAGTGACTGATCCCAGGGCTGACCATCAGCCACTGACAGAAGCTTCCTATGTAAACATACCCACAATTGCTCTGTGCAACACTGACTCCCCACTACGCTATGTGGATATTGCTATTCCTTGCAATAACAAG GGTCCTCATTCTGTTGGATTAATGTGGTGGATGCTGGCTCGTGAAGTACTCAGAATGAGGGGCACAATTTCTCGGGAACACCCCTGGGATGTCATGCCTGATCTGTACTTCTACAGGGATCCAGAAGAG ATTGAGAAAGAGGAGCAAGCTGCTGCAGAGAAGGCAGTTGGCAAAGAGGAGTTCCAGGGTGAATGGACTGCCCCAGTGGCTGATTTTGTTCAACCAGAAGTGGCAGATTGGTCTGAGGGTGTGCAGGTACCATCTGTCCCAATCCAGCAATTCCCAGCTG AAGACTGGAGTGCAGAGCCTACTACACAGGACTGGTCAGCTGCTCCGACTGCTCAAGCCACAGAGTGGGGGGGATCGAATACAGACTGGTCCTAA
- the rpsa gene encoding 40S ribosomal protein SA isoform X2: MSGGLDVLQLKEEDVLKFLAAGTHLGGTNLDFQMEQYVYKRKSDGIYIINLKKTWEKLLLAARAIVAIENPADVCVISSRNTGQRAVLKFASATGATTFAGRFTPGTFTNQIQAAFREPRLLIVTDPRADHQPLTEASYVNIPTIALCNTDSPLRYVDIAIPCNNKGPHSVGLMWWMLAREVLRMRGTISREHPWDVMPDLYFYRDPEEIEKEEQAAAEKAVGKEEFQGEWTAPVADFVQPEVADWSEGVQVPSVPIQQFPADWSAEPTTQDWSAAPTAQATEWGGSNTDWS, translated from the exons ATGTCCGGAGGTCTTGATGTCTTGCAGCTCAAAGAGGAGGATGTCCTCAAATTTTTGGCTGCAGGGACCCACCTTGGTGGAACAAACCTGGATTTCCAAATGGAACAGTATGTCTACAAAAGGAAGAGTGATG GCATCTACATCATTAATCTGAAGAAGACCTGGGAGAAGCTACTTTTGGCCGCTCGTGCAATTGTGGCAATTGAAAACCCAGCTGATGTCTGTGTCATATCTTCTAGAAACACTGGGCAG CGTGCCGTTTTGAAATTTGCTTCTGCTACAGGGGCCACAACCTTTGCCGGACGTTTCACTCCTGGCACATTCACAAATCAGATTCAGGCTGCCTTCAGAGAGCCCCGTCTCCTCATAGTGACTGATCCCAGGGCTGACCATCAGCCACTGACAGAAGCTTCCTATGTAAACATACCCACAATTGCTCTGTGCAACACTGACTCCCCACTACGCTATGTGGATATTGCTATTCCTTGCAATAACAAG GGTCCTCATTCTGTTGGATTAATGTGGTGGATGCTGGCTCGTGAAGTACTCAGAATGAGGGGCACAATTTCTCGGGAACACCCCTGGGATGTCATGCCTGATCTGTACTTCTACAGGGATCCAGAAGAG ATTGAGAAAGAGGAGCAAGCTGCTGCAGAGAAGGCAGTTGGCAAAGAGGAGTTCCAGGGTGAATGGACTGCCCCAGTGGCTGATTTTGTTCAACCAGAAGTGGCAGATTGGTCTGAGGGTGTGCAGGTACCATCTGTCCCAATCCAGCAATTCCCAGCTG ACTGGAGTGCAGAGCCTACTACACAGGACTGGTCAGCTGCTCCGACTGCTCAAGCCACAGAGTGGGGGGGATCGAATACAGACTGGTCCTAA